AAGTCTCTGGATCTGGTACTTGGCCGTTTTGAATACAAACAAACGGGGATGATGTCTTATGTCAGGGAAAATGGATCAGATGAAACCTATTTGGTGAATGGATTTCTGGAGTCTTCTTTCAATCGGAAAGCAGATGACTGGCGGAATAAAACCCTGCTCAAAGGTCCCCAAAGCGAATGGATGAGCATAACCTTTACATATCCGGGTGATAGTTCTTTCCAGATAATAAAAGCTGCTGACAATACCTGGATGTTGAGCGATTCGGGTGCCTTAAATACCTCAGAGGTAAATAGTTGGCTGAGCGCCGCAGCTAATACGAATGGAACAACCTTCTCCGAAAAACCACCGGTAATTACCGCTCCATTGTATCAGGTCACGGTGCAAACTACCTCTGGTTTAGTAGAGGTAAAAGCTTTTGAAGATGAGAATAACCAGTTTATCCTGACTTCTTCTCAAAACCCCGGTGCAAATTTTGCAGATGCTACGGGTGATATTGTAAAAAAACTGTTTGTCTCAAAAACTAAATTTCTCCCCAAATCTGATTGAGGAAGATCCGGTTTATTCTGAACCGGCGTTTTCCCACACCATTACGGCCATGGCAGTAGCCAGCAGCGGATCGTCTTCTTTGTTTCTTGCACCATCTGGATTTGCAAAGCTTCCATCGGAGCGCTGGTAAGAGGAAAGTATCTGCCAGATTTCCTGTTGCCAGGTGCCTTGCCAATTCAGGGCTTTATAAACTTCAGACCGCACCCAAAGGTGGTATATAATCAAAACTGTTTGCCATTGCTCAGGGTTGTCGGCGGGAATCCCGCTATCGTACGCCAGAGCAGGATGCGCTTCCAGCCATATGCGAGCCTTCTGTATGGCCGGATTTTCCAAATCGGGGTCGCAGGCCAATAACGCAAGTAAACCGTCACAGGTCGCTGTGGCATAAGACCGGAAGCAGGCCGGGCTGCTTTCTGTTTCGGCGATAATGCCGCCTTTATTTGCGCTGTAAACCACCGGTGAAATATAAAATCCGCCATCGGAGACCACAGGTTTTTCTTCTGGCGGTAGTACGGAGTTGTACCGCAGAGGATTGGGCTGCGGAAGAGAATCTTTCTGCAACACACCCAAAAAGCGAAGGGCTTTTTTATAGGCAGAAGATTCTGCATAGCCTGAGGCCCGTAGGGCCTGAAGAACTTTTCTCGTATGAGAAATATCCAGATGCCCGGTTGTACCGGGCCTGATATCGGGTTCTCCAAAACCCCATGCGCCATAAGCTGGGTGATTTTTTTCTATCCCCCTGGGTTCTGAAAATTGTTGCCCGGCGAGATAGGTCTGCATTTTTTTTATTATGCCCGCATCCTCCGCATCGCTGTTAAGGACAAGGACTCGCAAGGCATAAGCCGTTGCATAGTTGGGATATTCGGGTATCTCCGGATCACTGAGACCGATGACACCTTCAGCGTTCATGTGGCTGCGGATAAAATCCAGTGCTTTTTGCTTTTTGCGATGGGGAACCGGATAGATTGACTCCGGTATCTGAAGGAGTGCAAACAGCACAAATGGGGTATGTGCTTCTCCGCCTTTCATTATGCCATGAGCAGGACTATGCCATCCCCCGTCGGGGCCCTGCCGGGACCAGAGGTAATGAACTGCTTGTTGAAGCGGTGTATTCACCTCTGCTGTTTCCCGGCAGGAAAAAAATAGCATGACAAATAAGAATAAAAACCAGCGATACATGGTGTTCTATTGGCGCTCAGCAGTAAAACTTTTGTCCTGATCGACGGTAATTGTCAGCAAGGCTGCAGCTGTACAGAAAACCGGGCTGGTGATACAATGGTGGCCAGACCAGCTTCCGTCAGGGTTTTGAATGCGGGTCATCATGGTTTTCATGCGATTGTTCCAGTTGGTCCACTCTTCTCCTCCGGAAAGAACCATGGATTCGCTTGTCATCATATGCGACAAAAATTCTTCTCCACCATTGTTGCCAAAACCTGCCATTACCTGATCCGTCTGAACTTGTTTTCTGGCAATTTCATTGGTGCGCACATCTTGCATGATGGCTTTTACTTCGCTTTCTCCCATTCCGGTTTTTCGGAGGTTTTCCTCTGTCATCGGAATTGCCTGGGAAGGGGAACTCATTTGCATATCGTCAAATACCCCTTCGTCGCGGGCCGTTTCGAGCTGTTCTTTTGCTTTTTTGTAGGACTTGGCCGTAGCGCGTGTAGTACTGGAAAGCGAGTAGAGTTGTACACCCGCAGATTTGTCGGTAACAACGGCACCGCTGGTAGCATCGATATTCATTTTCTGATAATCTTTGCTTCTGATCATGGTAACGGAGTCAACGGCATACCCAGCCTCAGCGGCCTCTTCCAGAGCAATATTCGCTACAGCAGACTGAAGCACTCCTGCCCATGTGCCTCCCTGAATGCTGCCATCTGCATTTTGCGAACGCTGTATTTTACTCAGAC
The DNA window shown above is from Bacteroidia bacterium and carries:
- a CDS encoding DUF4340 domain-containing protein; amino-acid sequence: MFKRFSNKQLIIVLGSLTVLYLLSLVLGGKSERTFKKTISAIDTAKVNLIRITPPNVSPVLLSRAGNEWTVQIDGGVQAPTSPGAVKSALASIAFLEAKQLVSRNEDKWGEYKVDTAGTRVEVLTGEKKSLDLVLGRFEYKQTGMMSYVRENGSDETYLVNGFLESSFNRKADDWRNKTLLKGPQSEWMSITFTYPGDSSFQIIKAADNTWMLSDSGALNTSEVNSWLSAAANTNGTTFSEKPPVITAPLYQVTVQTTSGLVEVKAFEDENNQFILTSSQNPGANFADATGDIVKKLFVSKTKFLPKSD
- a CDS encoding prenyltransferase/squalene oxidase repeat-containing protein, which codes for MYRWFLFLFVMLFFSCRETAEVNTPLQQAVHYLWSRQGPDGGWHSPAHGIMKGGEAHTPFVLFALLQIPESIYPVPHRKKQKALDFIRSHMNAEGVIGLSDPEIPEYPNYATAYALRVLVLNSDAEDAGIIKKMQTYLAGQQFSEPRGIEKNHPAYGAWGFGEPDIRPGTTGHLDISHTRKVLQALRASGYAESSAYKKALRFLGVLQKDSLPQPNPLRYNSVLPPEEKPVVSDGGFYISPVVYSANKGGIIAETESSPACFRSYATATCDGLLALLACDPDLENPAIQKARIWLEAHPALAYDSGIPADNPEQWQTVLIIYHLWVRSEVYKALNWQGTWQQEIWQILSSYQRSDGSFANPDGARNKEDDPLLATAMAVMVWENAGSE
- a CDS encoding prenyltransferase/squalene oxidase repeat-containing protein, which gives rise to MKTFVSVSLAYFLMLFFAATPPEPTQVKNVDPDGTEAVIHKGIEWLVKAQFENGGWGAGTHANQGILDPKAVQVDPATTAFAAMALLRAGNTLHEGEYKTNLRKALNFLLEEVEKSPAESVNITSLTGTQPQVKLGQNIDVSMTSRFFTRILPFATDDPALTKRINQAQDKCLSKIQRSQNADGSIQGGTWAGVLQSAVANIALEEAAEAGYAVDSVTMIRSKDYQKMNIDATSGAVVTDKSAGVQLYSLSSTTRATAKSYKKAKEQLETARDEGVFDDMQMSSPSQAIPMTEENLRKTGMGESEVKAIMQDVRTNEIARKQVQTDQVMAGFGNNGGEEFLSHMMTSESMVLSGGEEWTNWNNRMKTMMTRIQNPDGSWSGHHCITSPVFCTAAALLTITVDQDKSFTAERQ